Genomic DNA from Electrophorus electricus isolate fEleEle1 chromosome 23, fEleEle1.pri, whole genome shotgun sequence:
AAAAGCCTTTCCAGTGACACAGCTCTTGCAGATATAGTGTTACATTCGAAAAAGGGGAGATTTCTGCTTCTTTCCACCCATCTGATATTCCTGTTGCTTGATTATTTTCAAGCATTTGCTCAATAcctatgaaaacaaacacacaattcagCATTTTAAGATAATGAGATAAGTTTGGGGTCTGTTTTCTTATCAGGTATTTCAAAGATATTTCTGTTGTCTATCCCCATTGGGGAATCCCCCATCTgattttaatcaaatacaatACAGACAAGCTGGACTTTGAGTGAGGTATCTCTGGATTCCCTCCactttgtcatttaaatttGATATAAATTCCAGTCTGCACatcttttaaaatacacatcTCATAAGATTAGTGTAAGAAGGACAAATGTGCATCATCACAGAGCTGTTACATAATTCATCATAAGTTGACTTGGCATCAGATGAgttaatgtatgtttatttttacaggGTGTTTTACCTTCCTGGTGTCTTGTGGAAGGATCACTCCATCATCCCAGAGCCTGCTTGATGAGTAGAATGCTGAGCTCTCTTCTTTTAGCCTGCACAGAAGCAGAAAAGCAATAAtctatataattttatataaatgatcAAAAAATGTTAAGCCTTGGTAAGACAAGAGTGACACTACTAAGGTCCTACAAATACTCGTTTGCCTTCAGCTATCCTCTGGACGATTAAACAAACGCAGAACAAGCGCCTCTTACTGCTCATTAATGCTCATGGCCTTGTCTTTGTTATGGACCAGGGCTCCGGCAAAGTCTGGGGCCAAAATTGAAACTTTAGCATTGGGCCACAGAAACAAGAAGTTGGGGTCAAAAGCTCTTCCacactaaaatgaaacaaattcagatgtaaaatgtattaacaacactattttgaaatattttgtattcagaggccattaaataataaattaatgtgcAATGAGTTGTGGTACTGACCATGGCATAGCTGTCAACACCATGACAGCCACCAATGACCACAGTGATCTTAGGAGAAGAAGCACAGGCCACAGCAGACATCATGGTTCCCTGAGCTTTGAGTTTATTACTGTGGGACTCTGCCTGAGAGAGGCAGATGTAGAAACaaacgaatgaatgaataaactaCAAACATGTAGTTAGCACAGGAAAAactgtgtattttgtatataaaGCAAAACAGCTTATAGACATTAACTACATTTCAGCACTACTTGAACCACATTTTAGCACTTTCTTGAGTACACTGTCTTTTCTACCACTCTGGCTCTAAAATAACCAACATTAACCCTGCAATAACTGATGCAGGCTACATtcaagaaacacaaacaataactaTGAAAGGTCTTGGACCTACAACACCACTGATGTTGTCAGTTAGAGGGTTTACACTAAAGAACGTGACTTGGCTAGATTAATAAATGCAAGTAGACTACTAAACTAAATGGTTAAGATTTAGTATTGAGTCACACTGTGAACTTGTAGCGGCAGGGTCATCGTTATAAGATTAAAATGGCCCATCAAGTCGTGCTTTAGTATCTAACCGACTGAAATTGCTTAACTGAAACTAGTGGATGCGCTTaaacctttttacatttatttctttatttacttattcatATAAAAGCTTGTTTAAGAATGTGAACTCCATCCGTTGGTGGTGCTGCTTCACCTTGccttgtgtgagtgtatggtCAGGCTCAGGGGCTGTGTTCTGAAGAAAGATGAGAGGGATGTCCCTCTGGTCACACAGCTGAACAAAATGGGTACCTTTTAGAGAGGCTTCATATGTTAACTCTCCATTGTTTGCAACAATGCCAACCTGATGTCTGGtaaaacaggaataaaaaagCGTTCCCTCAGTATATAGTTCTAAGCATCTTTGTTTTAAGCCATCTAAACCAGTACATTCTGCTGCCATAACAATCCAACTGCTAAGACCTGTCAGCATCGCACTTGAAGCTGATCAGTGCTGAAACTCAGTAATATCAACCTTAAAGCTGATCAGTACAACTTTGACAGCATTTCACATCTCTAGACCTTTCCTTACAAGGCCCAATATGTAAAAATCCCCTATTTTAAATTGGATTCTACCTGTTTCTTCCAGCCAATTTAGATTTACTCAACGTAAATTCAATGACTTGTTCAGTGATGGAAATATTGCCTTgtcttaaatatattttaactaaATTTAAAACTAACTGACTACAGAGATCTGGAATTAACATAATTTTAGGAACTCTTGTATAGCCCAAAGGCCTGATTCATGTATTTATGATATTGCATGTGCAATAAAACTTGGGACAGCCACAGTATTCCTTTGACCTAAACCAGATCAATTTTCCTTCACCAAGCTGTATATTTAGATGTTTACATTAAATCAGTACAGGGAAATGGTGCCATGCCTTCAGGGTTAGTTTTCACTCTGGTACTGATATCACCATGACCAAACTCTCATTAAAGCATCTTAATCTTGACTATGTAAGAACCAACATGACTGGCTTTGGCAACAATCATCACTATTTAGTTTGAAATaaactgtttaattttttttacattagtcTTTCAACAATTTTAGCTTCTGATAGACCCAGCACCTTCTCAAGGACCAGGAGCTAAATCGGGATGTGACCTCTCCTCGACTCACATAGGTTAGTGTTTTACTGGTTCAttcatataaaatacacacacacacacacacacacacacacacacacacacattacaaactCATTACGAACAAATTCACTTGGAGAGGTTTTttctgtgtgagggagtgtgtgagggaaccCATAGGCTGTGTATACAAAGGTTGATCCATCAGCATAGTATTTTCATCTTATTCCGTGGGCAGATGGTAGTTGCCAAGTTAAACCTACAACTCTTACCCTTCGATTCTGGCAAACCCAGTGACGAGAGTGGTACCATAGCGAGCCTTGAATTCCTGGAACCTACTACCATCAATCAGACGACTCACGATCTAAAAGTGGGAGAAGAGGAGCAGGAATACTCTTAAGACAAACATCTCTTTTCCTGGGTCTGAATGTGAATGCATGTAGTGAGTGTTCACCTCACCAGTCTGATATCCATGCTGTAATGGTAGCTGCGTGGTGCAAAGCCCATGAGCTCCTCCATGCTGTGCACTGGCTCCTCAGACTCTATATCCCCCTCCCCTGGAAGCTCAAAGTTGAGAGTGGAGATGATGTTCCTGGTACACTCGTACGCCTCATTCTCCACCGCAGCAAAATGGTCCACGCAGCCACTCACCCTGGCACAAGAGCAAAGTCATTCAAAATTACTGCAATTCATCACACCCAACACAATTTTTTGTTAGGTAATAGCAGATAGCTTGCATGCCTCTAGATCAACTGCTGCTCAACACCTTAACAGCAATACAATACAGATGATGGTAAACCTCTTACCTTTGCtcgtccaaaaaaaaaaaaaaaagtcgcaGACAGAGTGTGTTGGGGTATGCTCCAACGCTCAGATATAGTGACTGATCTCTCACAACTTTAGGGGATAACCTAACCAATGAGGGCTACATGCCATCTATTCAAATAAGAATGCCGTTAACACTCCATCTATTTAAGCCCACATTCAAATCCATACAGAACTTATTGTATGTGGAAATGTGGTTAGTACTGGTATTTGGTTTTTTccatctaaaaagaaaaaaggttttgtacaGCTGTTTAGCTTTCTTAAAGATTGCATATATAATAAGCAGCTTGGTGCAGCTTAGATGTGGGTCTATTTTCCGATTATACTGAGTAACTCACTCTGAGTGCAACCTGGCCCCTCCAAGATCCTCAGGAGACACATCTTCACCTGTGGCGGCTTTAACTAGGGGTGGACCACCTAAAAATATGGTCCCTATTCTGTGCACCATTACCGCCTCCTCTGCCATCATGGGGACATAAGCTCCACCTGCTGTGCACGACCCACAAACTACTGCCACCTGCAGGTCATGCACAAAATGACAGAACTCACTAACATACTgtgaataaaaattaaacagtaaCATCTGCATACTCCAAAGtgtaaaacacaacagaaagaaCATGTACATTAGTACGCAAATATAAGTCACAAAataagtttctttttttattcgTAATACCTGTGGAATCTTTAATGCTGACATTATAGCTTCATTGTAAAAAATACGTCCACCGTGATTCTTATCAGGGAAGATGTCTGACTGAAAGATTAAAAGATTTTTGTAAACGTTATTTATAATGAGCTATTGTCATCATGATAAAGATTaagaatttaaatgtaaaacgtACCTGAAGTGGTAAGAAGGCAccaccactgtcaaccaaatATACACAAGGCAGACGATTCTGAATGGCCACTTCTTGCGCCCGGACTTGTTTCTTTACTGTGATAGGGAATGATGTGCCTCCCTTTACTGTGGCATCATTAGCAATGAACACACACCAAAGCCCATTAATTTTACCAATGCCTGTAAGTAAAAAACACCAATTTGTCATTATTTGTACACTAAGAAAAACACGATGCAATTAGGTAAAATATTAGACCTTTAGATCATCATAAACTGCAAACattatagttttttgttttttttctacatttacaaGCCAATTTTCTATTAGTTCAGTTAGGTACCTGTGATACAACCAGCTGACGGAATGTTCCCATAGGGTAAACCCAGCCCAGCAAAGGGAGAAAGTTCTAGGTAATCTTGATCATCCAACAATTTATGTAGTCTGTCTCTGACTAGAatcttctgtttcttctgtgtgtgtcggGCAATAGCCTTTTCACCACCCCCCTTTGACACTTCCTTTTTGAGTTCCATGTACCTGGACATATAAATAATCTTGAATGAAGTAGATGTTCAATGTGACTTGActgaatgaaaaacattttacagtccAGCGTTATGTTCTTGACTATGTAGTTAGAATGATCTGTATTAAAGAGTAACAgttaaaaccaaacatttcatGTCTCTAATTTACTCATACCTTTGTTGACACACCTGACTGTTCCGTAAATTTGCTTCAAAGACATGGCTGTGTATTGGCTGAAACGCACCGTCTATTACTGGAAAGGCGCTGGGCAACCTGCGCGTACAGGAGCTCATAAAACGGCAGAACACTGGCTTGCGTGTCCAGGGCTGCTGCAGAATATCTGTCACAGGTTGCACTGGTCTGTATGGCGTTATATGTATGCACCCGTCTAAAAACGAAAATGACTGGAAGCATGATTTATTTGCAAGACGTCTCCCCCCATTCAGTCGGAATATgctgttaaaatgaaaagacCGACTGTTATTTTAAAGGACAGCAGATTTTCTGTTGTGATGTTATGAGCTTTCACAAAGATTACTTAAATACCTTTAAAACTGTGTTCTTCAAATAGCCACTGTATTAGATAGCTAGATAATCATACTAACTTAGTTAACCTAGGTAGCTGGCCATTGCAGCTACTTTGTTTAtactagttagctaacgctagctatcttGCTATGTAGTGGGCAAAtgagttgttattgttatattaagTAGACATAAACATACAGTAGATCGTTTATGTGGTGTGCAAAATCTGTATATTCTTACCCTGGTATGCAACGGTACATTACAAACAAGTAGGGCAGAGCGATAATACGATAATTGTCTCGAAATAACTTTTCTCGATAGAAACGTCTTAGATGGTGGACTCGACGTCGACAGGACGCATTACACCCATGTTCTGACGCACACCACGACGAGCCAATGATATTGAGAATAGTGCCGCGCCGAACCAATAACGTGGCTGGAACAGCGATCCAGAGATCCAGGACCGTCAGGTTACGTGGACTGCGCGGCACAAAGTGCAGGAGCAGAAAAGCAACACGTGTGCTAATGTTTGGGCTGCTGCAACCATGCATACCAGAATGTCAGGAATAgagataaaagagaaaatgaccaCAGAAAGTGTTAAGGAAAACTCGAGCGACAGGTTTAATGAAGGAGAAACGtggaggcagt
This window encodes:
- the si:ch211-198n5.11 gene encoding methylcrotonoyl-coenzyme A carboxylase 2 isoform X4, with product MSLKQIYGTVRYMELKKEVSKGGGEKAIARHTQKKQKILVRDRLHKLLDDQDYLELSPFAGLGLPYGNIPSAGCITGIGKINGLWCVFIANDATVKGGTSFPITVKKQVRAQEVAIQNRLPCVYLVDSGGAFLPLQSDIFPDKNHGGRIFYNEAIMSALKIPQVAVVCGSCTAGGAYVPMMAEEAVMVHRIGTIFLGGPPLVKAATGEDVSPEDLGGARLHSEVSGCVDHFAAVENEAYECTRNIISTLNFELPGEGDIESEEPVHSMEELMGFAPRSYHYSMDIRLIVSRLIDGSRFQEFKARYGTTLVTGFARIEGHQVGIVANNGELTYEASLKGTHFVQLCDQRDIPLIFLQNTAPEPDHTLTQGKAESHSNKLKAQGTMMSAVACASSPKITVVIGGCHGVDSYAMCGRAFDPNFLFLWPNAKVSILAPDFAGALVHNKDKAMSINEQLKEESSAFYSSSRLWDDGVILPQDTRKVLSKCLKIIKQQEYQMGGKKQKSPLFRM
- the si:ch211-198n5.11 gene encoding methylcrotonoyl-coenzyme A carboxylase 2 isoform X3; protein product: MYRCIPGLPSAFPVIDGAFQPIHSHVFEANLRNSQVCQQRYMELKKEVSKGGGEKAIARHTQKKQKILVRDRLHKLLDDQDYLELSPFAGLGLPYGNIPSAGCITGIGKINGLWCVFIANDATVKGGTSFPITVKKQVRAQEVAIQNRLPCVYLVDSGGAFLPLQSDIFPDKNHGGRIFYNEAIMSALKIPQVAVVCGSCTAGGAYVPMMAEEAVMVHRIGTIFLGGPPLVKAATGEDVSPEDLGGARLHSEVSGCVDHFAAVENEAYECTRNIISTLNFELPGEGDIESEEPVHSMEELMGFAPRSYHYSMDIRLIVSRLIDGSRFQEFKARYGTTLVTGFARIEGHQVGIVANNGELTYEASLKGTHFVQLCDQRDIPLIFLQNTAPEPDHTLTQGKAESHSNKLKAQGTMMSAVACASSPKITVVIGGCHGVDSYAMCGRAFDPNFLFLWPNAKVSILAPDFAGALVHNKDKAMSINEQLKEESSAFYSSSRLWDDGVILPQDTRKVLSKCLKIIKQQEYQMGGKKQKSPLFRM
- the si:ch211-198n5.11 gene encoding methylcrotonoyl-coenzyme A carboxylase 2 isoform X2; its protein translation is MLPVIFVFRRVHTYNAIQTSATCDRYSAAALDTQASVLPFYELLYAQVAQRLSSNRRYMELKKEVSKGGGEKAIARHTQKKQKILVRDRLHKLLDDQDYLELSPFAGLGLPYGNIPSAGCITGIGKINGLWCVFIANDATVKGGTSFPITVKKQVRAQEVAIQNRLPCVYLVDSGGAFLPLQSDIFPDKNHGGRIFYNEAIMSALKIPQVAVVCGSCTAGGAYVPMMAEEAVMVHRIGTIFLGGPPLVKAATGEDVSPEDLGGARLHSEVSGCVDHFAAVENEAYECTRNIISTLNFELPGEGDIESEEPVHSMEELMGFAPRSYHYSMDIRLIVSRLIDGSRFQEFKARYGTTLVTGFARIEGHQVGIVANNGELTYEASLKGTHFVQLCDQRDIPLIFLQNTAPEPDHTLTQGKAESHSNKLKAQGTMMSAVACASSPKITVVIGGCHGVDSYAMCGRAFDPNFLFLWPNAKVSILAPDFAGALVHNKDKAMSINEQLKEESSAFYSSSRLWDDGVILPQDTRKVLSKCLKIIKQQEYQMGGKKQKSPLFRM
- the si:ch211-198n5.11 gene encoding methylcrotonoyl-coenzyme A carboxylase 2 isoform X1 — protein: MYRCIPGIFRLNGGRRLANKSCFQSFSFLDGCIHITPYRPVQPVTDILQQPWTRKPVFCRFMSSCTRRLPSAFPVIDGAFQPIHSHVFEANLRNSQVCQQRYMELKKEVSKGGGEKAIARHTQKKQKILVRDRLHKLLDDQDYLELSPFAGLGLPYGNIPSAGCITGIGKINGLWCVFIANDATVKGGTSFPITVKKQVRAQEVAIQNRLPCVYLVDSGGAFLPLQSDIFPDKNHGGRIFYNEAIMSALKIPQVAVVCGSCTAGGAYVPMMAEEAVMVHRIGTIFLGGPPLVKAATGEDVSPEDLGGARLHSEVSGCVDHFAAVENEAYECTRNIISTLNFELPGEGDIESEEPVHSMEELMGFAPRSYHYSMDIRLIVSRLIDGSRFQEFKARYGTTLVTGFARIEGHQVGIVANNGELTYEASLKGTHFVQLCDQRDIPLIFLQNTAPEPDHTLTQGKAESHSNKLKAQGTMMSAVACASSPKITVVIGGCHGVDSYAMCGRAFDPNFLFLWPNAKVSILAPDFAGALVHNKDKAMSINEQLKEESSAFYSSSRLWDDGVILPQDTRKVLSKCLKIIKQQEYQMGGKKQKSPLFRM
- the si:ch211-198n5.11 gene encoding methylcrotonoyl-coenzyme A carboxylase 2 isoform X5, with translation MYRCIPGIFRLNGGRRLANKSCFQSFSFLDGCIHITPYRPVQPVTDILQQPWTRKPVFCRFMSSCTRRLPSAFPVIDGAFQPIHSHVFEANLRNSQVCQQRYMELKKEVSKGGGEKAIARHTQKKQKILVRDRLHKLLDDQDYLELSPFAGLGLPYGNIPSAGCITGIGKINGLWCVFIANDATVKGGTSFPITVKKQVRAQEVAIQNRLPCVYLVDSGGAFLPLQSDIFPDKNHGGRIFYNEAIMSALKIPQVAVVCGSCTAGGAYVPMMAEEAVMVHRIGTIFLGGPPLVKAATGEDVSPEDLGGARLHSEVSGCVDHFAAVENEAYECTRNIISTLNFELPGEGDIESEEPVHSMEELMGFAPRSYHYSMDIRLIVSRLIDGSRFQEFKARYGTTLVTGFARIEGHQVGIVANNGELTYEASLKGTHFVQLCDQRDIPLIFLQNTAPEPDHTLTQGRVPQ